In one Hyla sarda isolate aHylSar1 unplaced genomic scaffold, aHylSar1.hap1 scaffold_307, whole genome shotgun sequence genomic region, the following are encoded:
- the LOC130328348 gene encoding zinc finger CCHC domain-containing protein 3-like isoform X1: MASASDGDPGMVPSYAKLKNSVRISYLEDQRKNRDLKYIVEQVLLGVFGLRKHEILSIQDYPKRGVYDVTFTEGGIYKDFVIQMKKVSGDSRLSGIRIVEHFPDELMLLVIKMYSPYVKEDEIVVFLRNFCKKIINRGKVMNECGIWSSKWKFLVEFKEDLLLPGRKVMPPARFKLGNVNGDVFFPGMPNFCRACRRYGHDKNVCESTCTNCGSTEHSSRECTKEKKCSLCYRVDHLYASCPHRNKEKQQRSQPDPRHMNREDSKPEENPTDPHGESATSDEDGYEKPSSMKVRRKEKKAWQTGAPLSQQRGSNLDEAVSKPQSAPLRKPENVGAKRRKTGTGREEAFVEEEGGGRDAIRCSSPLPK; the protein is encoded by the coding sequence ATGGCGTCAGCCAGTGACGGAGATCCAGGCATGGTACCATCTTATGCCAAGCTCAAGAACTCAGTACGTATATCGTACTTGGAGGACCAGAGAAAGAACCGGGACCTGAAGTACATCGTGGAGCAAGTTCTGCTGGGCGTCTTTGGATTAAGGAAGCATGAGATATTATCCATCCAAGATTATCCGAAAAGAGGAGTATACGATGTTACTtttacggaaggaggtatttacaAGGACTTTGTTATACAGATGAAGAAGGTAAGCGGAGATTCCCGCTTGAGTGGAATAAGAATTGTTGAGCACTTTCCCGATGAACTTATGCTTTTAGTtataaaaatgtactctccatacGTTAAAGAAGatgaaattgttgtgtttttaaggaatttttgtaaaaaaattataaatagagGGAAAGTGATGAATGAGTGTGGAATATGGTCCTCTAAGTGGAAGTTTCTGGTTGAGTTCAAAGAAGATCTATTACTCCCAGGACGAAAGGTTATGCCTCCAGCTCGGTTCAAGTTAGGAAATGTAAATGGTGACGTGTTTTTCCCAGGAATGCCCAATTTCTGCAGAGCTTGTAGAAGATATGGACATGATAAAAACGTATGTGAGAGTACATGTACAAATTGTGGCAGCACTGAGCACTCCTCCAGAGAatgcacaaaagaaaagaaatgcagTTTATGTTACAGAGTTGACCATTTGTATGCTTCTTGTCCTCACAGAAACAAAGAGAAACAACAGAGAAGCCAGCCAGACCCCCGTCATATGAACAGAGAAGACAGCAAACCAGAAGAAAACCCAACTGATCCACATGGTGAGTCTGCTACCTCTGATGAAGATGGATATGAGAAACCCTCCAGCATGAAGGTAAGAAGAAAGGAGAAGAAAGCATGGCAGACAGGAGCTCCTCTCTCGCAGCAGAGGGGTAGTAACCTGGATGAAGCTGTCAGCAAGCCTCAGAGtgcccccctgaggaagccagaaAATGTTGGGGCTAAGAGAAGAAAGACCGGAACAGGAAGAGAAGAGGCGTTTGtggaagaagagggggggggtagggaTGCCATCAGGTGTTCCAGCCCCCTCCCCAAGTGA
- the LOC130328348 gene encoding uncharacterized protein LOC130328348 isoform X2 has protein sequence MASASDGDPGMVPSYAKLKNSVRISYLEDQRKNRDLKYIVEQVLLGVFGLRKHEILSIQDYPKRGVYDVTFTEGGIYKDFVIQMKKKQRETTEKPARPPSYEQRRQQTRRKPN, from the exons ATGGCGTCAGCCAGTGACGGAGATCCAGGCATGGTACCATCTTATGCCAAGCTCAAGAACTCAGTACGTATATCGTACTTGGAGGACCAGAGAAAGAACCGGGACCTGAAGTACATCGTGGAGCAAGTTCTGCTGGGCGTCTTTGGATTAAGGAAGCATGAGATATTATCCATCCAAGATTATCCGAAAAGAGGAGTATACGATGTTACTtttacggaaggaggtatttacaAGGACTTTGTTATACAGATGAAGAAG AAACAAAGAGAAACAACAGAGAAGCCAGCCAGACCCCCGTCATATGAACAGAGAAGACAGCAAACCAGAAGAAAACCCAACTGA